Proteins encoded together in one Mastacembelus armatus chromosome 15, fMasArm1.2, whole genome shotgun sequence window:
- the rab23 gene encoding ras-related protein Rab-23: MLEEDMEVAIKVVVVGNGAVGKSSMIQRYCKGIFTKDYKKTIGVDFLERQIFVNDEEVRLMLWDTAGQEEFDAITKAYYRGAQACVLVFSTTDRESFQAIDSWREKVEAEVGDIPTVLVQNKIDLLEKTVIKNEEAEALAKRLKLRFYRTSVKEDLNVNEVFKYLAEKYLQRLKQQTAEETEVVHTTSNKIGVFNTTSSSVCNQSSSNGREVITLRPNKQRTKKNKNPFGGCSLL; this comes from the exons ATGTTGGAGGAGGACATGGAAGTGGCCATCAAGGTGGTCGTAGTCGGCAACGGCGCTGTTGGAAAGTCTAGTATGATCCAGCGTTACTGCAAGGGCATCTTTACTAAGGACTACAAAAAGACCATTGGAGTGGATTTTCTGGAAAGGCAGATATT TGTGAATGATGAAGAGGTCCGACTAATGCTGTGGGACACTGCTGGCCAGGAGGAGTTTGATGCTATCACAAAGGCCTACTACCGTG GTGCCCAAGCATGTGTGCTAGTCTTCTCTACCACAGACAGGGAGTCATTTCAGGCTATTGATAGTTGGAGGGAGAAGGTGGAGGCAGAGGTTGGTGATATCCCCACAGTTCTAGTGCAGAACAAAATTGACCTCCTGGAAAAGACTGTTATAAAAAA TGAGGAAGCAGAAGCTTTGGCTAAAAGGCTTAAGCTGAGATTTTACCGAACTTCAGTGAAAGAGGACCTTAATGTTAATGAGG tttttaagtacTTAGCTGAGAAGTATCTTCAGCGACTcaagcagcaaacagcagaggagacagaggtggTCCATACAACGAGCAATAAAATAG GTGTTTTTAATACCACAAGTAGTAGTGTCTGCAACCAGAGCTCCAGCAACGGCAGAGAAGTCATTACTTTGCGACCCAACAAACAAAGGACCAAGAAGAATAAAAATCCTTTTGGTGGTTGCAGCCTACTCTAG
- the bag2 gene encoding BAG family molecular chaperone regulator 2, with protein sequence MAQAKIQAKMNEATCSKFTRTLSMADRSGRLVESLDQLEMRVEALREATSAMEQERECILEMIQSIQNSQEMRNICAGEREELSLTANRLMGRTLSVEISVGTIRNSQQEEALKKATFIIDEIVKKLLDDMEASREQLLALHAACVTEAPPVPIDQKFQAIVISCALEDQKKIKRRLETLLRNVENAEKNIKIMDHQKLEAPKANGSK encoded by the exons ATGGCTCAAGCAAAGATACAGGCGAAAATGAACGAAGCTACCTGCAGCAAGTTCACCAGGACACTGTCCATGGCTGATCGCTCCGGTCGACTGGTGGAAAGTTTGGATCAGCTGGAAATGAG ggTGGAGGCTTTACGCGAAGCAACATCGGCCATGGAGCAGGAAAGGGAGTGCATCCTGGAAATGATTCAGTCCATACAGAACAGTCAAGAAATGCGTAACATCTGTGCTG gagagagagaagagttAAGTTTAACTGCAAACCGACTAATGGGTAGGACGCTGTCTGTGGAGATTTCTGTTGGCACAATCAGAAACTCCCAGCAGGAGGAGGCGCTGAAGAAGGCCACATTTATAATAGATGAAATTGTGAAAAAGTTACTGGATGACATGGAGGCTAGCCGGGAACAGCTGCTGGCCCTGCACGCCGCCTGTGTGACTGAGGCACCACCCGTCCCCATTGACCAAAAGTTTCAGGCCATTGTGATCAGCTGTGCTCTGGAGGACCAGAAGAAGATCAAGCGGAGGCTGGAGACTTTGTTgagaaatgttgaaaatgcCGAAAAGAACATCAAGATTATGGATCATCAAAAACTGGAGGCCCCAAAAGCCAATGGTAGTAAATAA
- the znf451 gene encoding E3 SUMO-protein ligase ZNF451, with the protein MSSQSQADEDEVEEEVEFVSEAPLRPVLECIDLLSDSEDEGCSSFTGTLEDKITRHKAHVTSTLDRLAQQVALEKRERADKCRAFKEKQILQKAHGQQELAFSSTNEMNEEAKRCVDMWLKMPGLQPGVISAGSGRKRKFNSFPMNSSTRHTCPVINCGRVFDNASLLDGHLKRFDHSPCDPTINLKGSPSEFFACVACAQHFQTKEAWRKHLETKVSSSTAEGHIITQTYQRIVCFACPSCYLLFNLRDECLQHMSAKNHFTESLSMDESRKTALPVPLPQYVKNHLINLCKDVAFNVRCSLCHKVLISHQAAQAHFNVYCRQGCAVAKADRTIVEVVKQLQVRGQCLFCSEIFLSQAEIERHKELTQHNVEVNQTMGKALLQYSMFSETQRAGDPQEKRRSAGLETPFQQRNKKRNDCEEFSAKPQRLRLSVNGCNSRNLATAWYCECGLQFSQEAAASKHLLAVNQIFHQCGVCGKHMGESSITRLHMSRFHGGAHLSNFLFYCRKCKVEMPRYEDILLHVSEVHRGHTYFTEHEVPEEHATTTDATPSTSSEVSIHSSFKSTVQQSIVEQSSSKAEKTWMCRMCEDIFDSEAVVHKHCSDMSSHSFQRFICGHCPQKFFKESTVRRHCVNEHNGEIKSSHFCGLCDSMQFGSEGEFLEHYKSLHSKDYYCIDNAEVVQSAVAESTSQLTCQCMGSEKSQQEQKATFTQCMRNLATEGKCQYVCAPCNLSVPSYAQMKTHVHTKHTALDLDKTFEVECKICQERFDGVPSFHNHYHSQHCTLEPCITSRICKKDVKAEPAAVKILNAMEIKPHRDETEDETLLNFLNIDRANKESETHENDSDEEMKYALSVSAEEARESAELEEALKRSLLEF; encoded by the exons ATGTCTTCTCAAAGTCAAGCAGATGAAGATGAGGTGGAAGAAGAAGTGGAGTTTGTCTCA GAGGCCCCCCTCAGACCAGTATTGGAATGTATTGATCTGCTCAGTGATAGTGAGGATGAGGGATGTTCATCATTTACAGGCACA CTTGAAGATAAAATCACCCGTCATAAAGCGCATGTTACCTCAACGCTAGACAGACTAGCACAACAGGTGGCTCTAGAGAAAAGGGAACGAGCTGATAAATGCAGAGCTTTCAAG GAGAAGCAAATTTTACAAAAAGCTCATGGACAGCAGGAGTTGGCTTTCAGTTCGACCAATGAAATGAATGAGGAAGCAAAGCGCTGTGTAGACATGTGGTTAAAAATGCCAG GTCTTCAGCCGGGAGTGATCAGTGCTGGTTCTGGAAGGAAGCGCAAATTTAATTCTTTCCCTATGAACAGTTCAACTAGACACACGTGTCCAGTGATTAACTGTGGTCGGGTTTTTGACAATGCATCTCTCCTTGATGGGCACTTAAAAAG GTTTGATCACTCCCCTTGTGATCCAACCATCAACCTTAAAGGGAGTCCATCTGAGTTCTTTGCTTGTGTTGCCTGTGCACAGCATTTTCAAACCAAAGAAGCATGGAGGAAACATCTTGAGACAAAG GTGTCGTCATCTACTGCAGAGGGTCACATCATCACTCAAACCTACCAGCGAATTGTGTGTTTTGCCTGCCCCTCCTGTTATCTCCTCTTCAACCTCCGAGATGAGTGTCTTCAACACATGTCAGCCAAAAACCACTTCACAGAGTCACTTTCCATGGATG AATCAAGAAAAACAGCGCTGCCAGTTCCTCTCCCACAGTATGTTAAAAATCACCTCATCAACTTGTGCAAGGATGTAGCATTCAATGTCAGATGCTCCTTATGTCACAAAGTATTGATCTCACATCAGGCAGCACAAGCACACTTCAA tgtgtacTGCAGACAGGGCTGTGCGGTGGCCAAGGCTGATAGAACAATAGTGGAAGTAGTGAAACAGTTGCAAGTACGAGGACAATGCCTCTTCTGCTCTGAAATCTTTCTTAGCCAAGCTGAAATTGAGAGACACAAAGAATTGACCCAGCACAATGTGGAGGTCAATCAGACAATGGGGAAAGCACTCCTTCAATACAGTATGTTCAGTGAAACCCAGAGAGCTGGAGATCCACAGGAAAAAAGACGGTCCGCTGGCCTTGAAACACCTtttcaacaaagaaacaaaaagaggaacGATTGTGAAGAATTTTCAGCCAAGCCGCAGAGACTAAGACTGAGTGTGAATGGCTGCAATAGCAGAAACTTGGCAACAGCATGGTACTGTGAATGTGGTTTACAGTTCTCACAGGAGGCTGCAGCCAGTAAGCATCTCTTGGCTGTAAACCAGATTTTCCATCAGTGCGGCGTGTGTGGCAAACACATGGGAGAGTCTTCAATTACCCGCCTGCATATGAGTCGTTTTCATGGGGGAGCTCATCTATCTAACTTTCTCTTCTACTGCCGCAAGTGCAAAGTGGAAATGCCTCGGTATGAAGATATCCTGTTGCACGTGTCAGAAGTGCACAGGGGACATACCTATTTTACTGAGCATGAAGTGCCTGAGGAGCATGCCACAACCACTGATGCCACGCCATCAACCAGCAGTGAAGTCAGCATACATTCATCCTTCAAGTCCACAGTCCAGCAGAGCATAGTAGAGCAATCTTCTTCAAAAGCTGAGAAGACTTGGATGTGCAGGATGTGTGAAGACATCTTTGACTCAGAAGCAGTTGTCcacaaacactgcagtgacATGAGCAGTCACAGCTTCCAGAGATTCATCTGTGGACACTGTCCTCAAAAGTTCTTCAAAGAGTCCACCGTAAGGAGACACTGTGTCAATGAGCACAATGGGGAGATAAAGAGCTCCCACTTCTGCGGCCTCTGTGACAGCATGCAGTTTGgatctgagggagagttcttGGAGCATTACAAGAGTCTTCACAGCAAAGACTACTACTGTATAGATAATGCTGAAGTTGTCCAGTCTGCTGTTGCTGAAAGCACTAGTCAGCTGACATGCCAGTGCATGGGTTCAGAAAAGAGCCAACAGGAACAGAAAGCCACATTTACACAATGCATGAGGAATCTGGCCACTGAAGGGAaatgtcagtatgtgtgtgctcCTTGTAATCTATCTGTGCCTTCCTACGCACAGATGAAGACTCATgtccacacaaaacacacagcactggACTTGGACAAGACCTTTGAAGTGGAATGCAAAATTTGCCAGGAGAGATTTGATGGTGTACCTAGTTTCCATAATCACTACCACTCTCAACACTGTACACTGGAACCCTGCATAACCTCCAGGATCTGCAAGAAAGACGTGAAAGCCGAACCCGCTGCTGTAAAAATACTCAACGCCATGGAGATCAAGCCACATAGGGATG AGACTGAAGACGAAACACTGTTGAACTTTTTGAACATTGATCGTGCCAACAAAGAGAGTGAAACACATGAAA ATGATTCGGATGAAGAGATGAAGTACGCACTGTCTGTGAGCGCAGAAGAAGCACGAGAGTCAGCAG AGTTGGAGGAAGCTCTTAAAAGAAGTCTTCTGGAATTCTAA